The following DNA comes from Plasmodium vivax chromosome 11, whole genome shotgun sequence.
CCTGCCGCTTCTGCCCATCAGCTGCTGGTGGGAAGTGGCCCGCAAAAAACGGGTCGTCCGCTTTCTTGACATTTTCGCCTACTTGCTCGCTCGCGCagctttccccttttgcatctTTCGACTTTTCgggaatttttctttccctccgtttttttctcttctgcAAATTGTTGCTCTCCCTTTCGGTCGAAGCGGACACCGcgatgggggaagcggcgggggtAGCACTCGCGGTAGCACTCACAGACGCTGCCGTAGGCGCTGCTATAGACGCTCCCATAGACGCTGCCATGGACGTCACCCCATCCGCCGACTCACTCACCGAgttccttctcctcttaTCGCCAAAAAGCTGATGGACACCAGCGTAGGGAAAGCAGCCATCCTCATTTAGCAGTTCACTGTAGTAGGAAGACGACGtgtcatcctcctcctcctcctcatcattaTCATTTTCCTCGagagaaaaacaattttCATGTTGAAAATCAAAacttttggaaaaataattccaaAATATTCTATAAATAAGCTCCGAAAACTTCTCATTTGGTTCGCTAAACGTGTCATATTTGGATATtaatatgcacacacaggACAGGGCACTTATTAAGTTGTTCATCAAATGGGGGGGCAAATATGACGAATAATACAACAGCTTGATAAACACAAGGATGTACTTTTTATAAACCCTTTGACAGATGGCTTTGAAATTTTCCTCTGCATCTTTCTGGTTCTCTACCTCTATGTAGTAGTCCCTACTGAGGTAGGATGCTTCACTTTTGGCATTCCTCTCTTCTAATATTTCGTTGTATATTATTGGGATCAATTCCATGTGGCATATTTCCTTTACTATATTGGTTATGAACAAATAATAGGcttgaaattttttacactcaaaattttcacatctttttataacttcaattattttcttttcacattCATCTAGGCAGTTGTACTGAAACATAAACCTCTCTATGTACCTCCTCaattcttcatttcgtaTTGCGCCGCTTACATACTGCTCGTACTTTGTTAGTATAAGGTCTATGGTGAACAACTCTTCTTTCCCCTGCTCCTTACACACATTTTCCATATCTTATATAtcagccaaaaaaaaaaaaaaaaaaagggggaaagggggaggaggaaagaGGGAATAAAAATTGGGTCACCTCTAATATACTCTTTACTTAACAAAGCAGGGCCAAACGCAGGGTGACGCTAAATGCGCTTTGCCTAATCGGAACGTGGTGATCACCCATATAGGACAGCACTTGCGAGAGGGGACAAACTACGCTAAAATAAAGGCAGATTAAACATAACCACGAAaagttaaacaaaaaaaaaaaaaaaacttaagtTCAACTTCGCCTTTATTTCTACACATTAAAAGttacatttgcaaaataaaacacgTTCATGTGTCCCTTCCCGCTTCTACCAACATGAGTCCACCCGGTTCTCAACCCTATATGTGGTTTATGGAGAATCTCTTCAACTGTTTATATCAAAAGAGatgcgcacacacacacaaaaaaaaaaataaaaaaaaaagaggcataGTTTTTACAACCAACagaagaatataaaaaatttcaaaaaaaaaaaaaaacaattcaaTAATAGGTAAAGGGTAAAAGGTAAAAGGTAAAAGGAAGCCAAGTGTAGTGATATAAACCACTTAATTAACATAAACACAAATTATTAGTTTGGAcgaaaatgttaattttggAGAATATACTTTTATcagaaaaagggagaggggtaggaaaaaaaattgtaacaaACTAGTGCATATCtaacaaagggggaaataaaaaagaggcatacgtaaaaaaagggttctACTTTCTatacgcaaaaatgaaaaaagcaatGTGGGCGTTTTTCCCAAACATGAGGTGAGCACAgatgcaaagggggagtcGCGTTTACCTCACGCATCGTGCCTCGGGTATCTTCATAGCGCAGAACGCTGAAACTTTCCTCGTCACAAAAAACGGGTtggtaaatatataacagataaataaataccaTATCGCTAGCGCGAGCATATGAATAGAATGCGCGCGCTTGCATACATGGTTAAACGTGGGCcgtacatatatgcaatacatatttacataaacatGCGAATATTATacagatatatatatgtggtGAGCTGAGCGCGTGGCTCCATTGAACGCTGCGTACAAGGGCCATGCGCGACGCTATGATATAAATTAGGggtcaaatatatatacatatgtacttaCATATGCGTAGCGCttacatgtatatacgtacatacttgcatgtatatacatatgtacctaattatatacatatgtacatatgcattatatacatatatatccAGCGCGCTGGCTTGTTTCCATTTCAACTTCTACATCCGTgagaaggaaataaaaataaggaaaaaggCAGATTTTCACTAAacaaggtaaaaaaaaggaattattcATACTTAACAATTATTTTGacaaacaatttttttttaactcgtTCGTATGGAATATTCTACGGATGCAATTATGTATATGATGATGCCCCTCGCAGTTACTATAAAATAtccgtttgaaaaaaaaaaaaaaaaaaaaaaaaaaaaaaaaaaaacgttcataaaaaaaccgcatataatttattcatttgcGCATTTCTGATAGATGCtggcaaaaattaaacaaactTGCAACTACAATTTGAAGATAatctttttacatttaaatggcaaaaaatttccattcacgaaaaagggagaaattcttcttttcaaatggaaatttaaaattttaaagcaaCAAATATGAGTAAATAACGCGGcgaatacatttttaattctgtTTTGTCATATCTCCAGAACATAGGGGTTTGGGGTTGCTACATAATGTAatgctcctttttaattataccGTCTGCTCAAATgcgtttttgcaaaaatagtTGTACCTTacgaatgggaaaaaaggcataatTTATGTACCTCTTACGCGGGGAATAGCCACGTTCGTATGATAAATGTATTGACTTTAGTACTGCTCGTTaagtaccttttttttttttttttttttgccctcccgctttttttatataaagtatcCGCTTACTATACATTTTCCAATTTCTCGCTCACTCGGGGTCTTCCCCATTTATGGGGATGAAACAAACAGCGAATCCTTTTGCTTCCCATCGGGACAGGCTTCCAAACGGGTTGCCGACGGAAATGCAAAAGTTGCGATTGGACAAATGAATACCAAACAGAGTTTCccataaaaagaaaaacaaaatggtaaGTCGTCATAAAAagtaggtaaaaaaaaaaaaagaatctcTGAAAATAACGCCCCAGACTTCTTCATTTCAACCCCGTGCCGTCTTAACCGATTTTCGGTGCAGACGCAGCACTTGAGCAGAAAGGCGCTTTCGGTGGATAAAACCGACCCACTACATAATCGTCcactttatttaaaaaagctccgagcaaataaataaagtttTTTGTGAGTGGGAAATTGATCGCGAGGGGGGCATACATAATACGCATGTATTTGTATATGCCTATTTGTATGCCCATTTGTATGCCTATGTACCGTACATACATGTAGGCGACCCCCTCCGTGCAGCCGCGTACCGAGAGGCGAATTCGGCCGAGCCACTCTTAAGATTCGCTTCTCCCCACCGCAAACAAGTGAACTCAACCTACACCCATGTGCGAACGAGTGCACGTTTGGGGCTTCTGCGCATGTTTGAAGATGCGTCTGCTGCTGAGCTTTACGCTGGTTACTAcgtcttttcttttccccccttttttctccccttttttttgccccttccctTCGCCCTCctcgtttttcccccaatgATAGCGAAAACTTATCTGTACAGCTCGTCCTCATCTGATGACGCAGGCGGAGCAGTGGAGAAAGTAAGCAGCAAGGCGTGCGGTGAAAATTTAACCTTTAAGcgtagaaaaataaatagggagaagcagaaggggagTAGTAGCACCACCCAAGGGAACGTCTTTAAAAATGCGCATGCTGCTGATAAGGGATTCGTATTCGCTAAGAGGGGAAGCAATCATCTGCCAAAAACGGACAAGGGAAAGCCCCTTTCTGCGAAAAGGAGCAACGTCGGAggaaggcacaaaaatgagggGCGTGCCAGTAGCGTGGATACGAACTCGCAGTCGCAATCCAGCCGGAGCAGCAGCGGTGGTGACCGTGGAAGCGATGCAGACCGCGGCGTGCCTGTGCGCCGCTCCAAGGAAGACCGACAGCGCCGCAACGCCATCCCAAAGGGAAGCGACCAAAGAACGCTGGACGATAAAAAGAAGCAAGAGGAATACTACAAAAGAAATTACGATCGAATTATGGACGAAATATGGTACGCCAAAGAAGACGACTGTGTTGATTCGTTTTACAACATGGACATTGATTCCACCTACcacaaggagaaaaaaatgctggcCAATTTCTCCACACGTATGAACAGTGCAGGTAAAAAAGTgaaccaaaaaaatttagacaaTAACCTGTGGGAACTGAATAAGCTAAAACAAGGAGGAGTGCATTCCACGTACAATAAGTTACAGCTGGACAAAATTAACGAAGCGAATAATACGAATGAAGTTAGGAAGGTTGTTTTGACGAGGCACATAACGCCGTCCTTTATagaaatattgaaaaatgaTACTGAGCgcggagaaggggaaagaaaagagaGCCACAAACATAATAGCGTAATTGACCAGTGGAATGCCGTTTCGCATGACATGAAAAAGAGCAGCACGTCCTACTCTACCGTGGTGAAGGACGAAACTTGCGATTTTGTAAAAGCGGCAAAGAAGGGGAGCGAATTTTTAAGGTACTtcaaaaacgaaaatgagaATTCCAAGGCGAGAGACCGATACTGGGAAATAGGGAGAAGCAAGTTAGGGGAACTGCTAAAGATGTacaaggagaagcaaaccaATTCGACGGCCAAGCACGGCTCGAGTGGTGACCTCCTCGAAGATGAAGATGGCGAAACCGATGCAGACATCTTCGATTACAAGAAGGACAAAATGTACAGCTCCATTTTTAACCAAGAAAgtaggaagcaaaaaagcacTCTGCAGGATAAGGAAGATCTGCGAAGACTGAAAGAATCGCTGCCCATCTTTCGATCGAAAAAGGAACTCCTAGATGCAGTGTACAACAACAACATTATCATCATCGTGGGAGAAACGGGTTCTGGAAAAACGACTCAAATTGTGCAGTACTTATATGAAGATGGctatcataaaaatggaatcATCTGCTGTACGCAGCCCAGAAGAGTTGCCGCCGTTTCAGTGGCCTATCGAGTGTCGCACGAAATGAACGTTGAAATAGGTTCTCTAGTTGGGTACACCATCAGATTTGAGGACAACACAACGAAGGATACCAAAATTAGGTACGTCACGGATGGTATTCTACTAAGGGAAACATTAACAGATAAAGACCTAGACAAATACAGTGTCATCATAATGGACGAGGCGCACGAAAGGTCCATCAATACAGATGTACTCCTTggcatattaaaaaatatttgcctAAAGAGGAACGACTTAAAACTGTTAGTCACATCAGCCACCATAGACTCGAAAAAGTTTTCagaattttttggaaacGCCCCCATATACAACATCCAAGGTAGAACCTTTAAGGTGCACTTAGAGTATTTGAGGAGCCCATGCAATGACTACATAGAATGTGCTGTGCAGAAGGCGATAGAAATTCACATCTCGGATAATAACTACGATAACAATTTTGGGGACATCCTAATCTTTATGACGGGGCAGGAGGATATAAATGCCACGTGCTACCTCCTCAGTGAGCGCTTTTACGAGGTGTACGAGTCGTATAAGGAATCCAAGAGCCACAAGAAGGACACGCTCAACAGGATTAGAAGCATCATCAGGGATAAACCCGATGGGGTACGAAGCAATCCTGGGGAGGACGAACCGGATAAACCGCACGACAACAACTGCAGTGGGGAGGAGAGTGACTATGGCCCACAACCCCTCCACGTAGGAAGCAACACACAGAAAGACGAAGCGCAAAATGCGATTCACCCATTTTACGTCTTCCCCATTTATTCCCAACTGTCCAGTGAACAACAAAGCAagattttccaaaaatacGATTTGAGAAAAATTATCGTATCAACAAACATAGCAGAAACGTCCCTCACCCTGGATGGCATAAAATACGTCATCGACAGTGGGTACTGCAAATTAAAGGTGTATAATCAGAAGATAGGAATGGATGTACTTCAAATTACGCCCATTTCTCAAGCGAATGCCAATCAGAGGTCCGGAAGAGCGGGCAGAACCGGGGCAGGAATCTGCTACCGCCTATACACAGAAAATACATTCCTCTGCGATTTATACCCAAATAACATTCCAGAAATACAGAGAAGCAACTTAGCAAATGTCGTGTTGCTACTAAAATCGTTAAATGTAGAAAACGTTTTTGAATTTGATTTTATTGATATACCTAGCAGGGAGAGTATCATAAACTCTCTGCACGAATTGTGGGTACTGGGGGCCATAAATAATGAAGGCAATTTAACAGACAttgggaagaaaatgattCTTTTCCCTCTGGATCCTCCTCTGtccaaaattgttatatatagtGAAAATTTCGAATGCACCAATGAAATTTTAATCATTGTTAGTATGCTCTCCTCagctgcaatttttttagaagCCAAAGAAAATAGCGAAGCTATCGAatcgaaaaaggagaaatttaCCGTCCCAGAGAGTGACCATCTTACGCTGTTAAATATCTACCTGCAGTGGCGTTCCCATAATTACTCCCCCAGTTGGTGCtcaaaaaatttcattcAATATAAGTCTATGAATAAGGCCAAGGAAGTGTACTCACAACTGAGTGACATAATTAAAAcgctaaaaatgaaaaacgtttcttgtaataataaatggGAATGCGTTAGGAAAACCATTTGTTCTGGCTATTTCCACAATGCTGCCAAGTTGAAGTCCATTTCGGAGTACGTCAATTTGAGGACAAATGTCTCCTGCCATGTGCACCCCAGCTCGTCTCTCTACAACATTGGCTACACTCCTGATTATGTCATTTATCAAGAAATTGTTTTTACTACTAAGGAGTTCATGCGCAACGTGACTACGGTTGATCCTGAGTGGCTCTGCGAGTTGGGCCCCCTCTTCTTCTACATGAAAAGTGTCTGAATGGGGGTACCCGCGGTTGGGAGATGTCAGCTGTGTGGCAGCGGGGTGTGGGGGGAATCAGTCCACCTTTCCTTCTCTCCCGTGTCAGTCACTTTTCTCAACTGCGTATCTCACTATTATGCA
Coding sequences within:
- a CDS encoding pre-mRNA splicing factor RNA helicase, putative (encoded by transcript PVX_115175A); amino-acid sequence: MIAKTYLYSSSSSDDAGGAVEKVSSKACGENLTFKRRKINREKQKGSSSTTQGNVFKNAHAADKGFVFAKRGSNHLPKTDKGKPLSAKRSNVGGRHKNEGRASSVDTNSQSQSSRSSSGGDRGSDADRGVPVRRSKEDRQRRNAIPKGSDQRTLDDKKKQEEYYKRNYDRIMDEIWYAKEDDCVDSFYNMDIDSTYHKEKKMLANFSTRMNSAGKKVNQKNLDNNLWELNKLKQGGVHSTYNKLQLDKINEANNTNEVRKVVLTRHITPSFIEILKNDTERGEGERKESHKHNSVIDQWNAVSHDMKKSSTSYSTVVKDETCDFVKAAKKGSEFLRYFKNENENSKARDRYWEIGRSKLGELLKMYKEKQTNSTAKHGSSGDLLEDEDGETDADIFDYKKDKMYSSIFNQESRKQKSTLQDKEDLRRLKESLPIFRSKKELLDAVYNNNIIIIVGETGSGKTTQIVQYLYEDGYHKNGIICCTQPRRVAAVSVAYRVSHEMNVEIGSLVGYTIRFEDNTTKDTKIRYVTDGILLRETLTDKDLDKYSVIIMDEAHERSINTDVLLGILKNICLKRNDLKLLVTSATIDSKKFSEFFGNAPIYNIQGRTFKVHLEYLRSPCNDYIECAVQKAIEIHISDNNYDNNFGDILIFMTGQEDINATCYLLSERFYEVYESYKESKSHKKDTLNRIRSIIRDKPDGVRSNPGEDEPDKPHDNNCSGEESDYGPQPLHVGSNTQKDEAQNAIHPFYVFPIYSQLSSEQQSKIFQKYDLRKIIVSTNIAETSLTLDGIKYVIDSGYCKLKVYNQKIGMDVLQITPISQANANQRSGRAGRTGAGICYRLYTENTFLCDLYPNNIPEIQRSNLANVVLLLKSLNVENVFEFDFIDIPSRESIINSLHELWVLGAINNEGNLTDIGKKMILFPLDPPLSKIVIYSENFECTNEILIIVSMLSSAAIFLEAKENSEAIESKKEKFTVPESDHLTLLNIYLQWRSHNYSPSWCSKNFIQYKSMNKAKEVYSQLSDIIKTLKMKNVSCNNKWECVRKTICSGYFHNAAKLKSISEYVNLRTNVSCHVHPSSSLYNIGYTPDYVIYQEIVFTTKEFMRNVTTVDPEWLCELGPLFFYMKSV